A genomic window from Catenulispora sp. EB89 includes:
- a CDS encoding class I SAM-dependent methyltransferase, whose product MTTRPETPQNTYTHGHHESVLRSHRSRTAENSAAYLLPRLAAGQSLLDVGCGPGTITADLAERVAPGTVTAVEITAEALALAQEEIASRGIGNVRFAVADVHALDFPDHTFDVVHAHQVLQHVADPVLALKEMRRVCKPGGVIAARDGDYGGFRWFPEVPALEEWLRLYQALATSNGGHPDAGRRLRSWALEAGFPEDAIATGASSWVYATPAERRWWADLWAERTTKSSTAAQYVEKGFTYVEDLDAVAAGWHSWADEHDGWFNVVHGEIVCVA is encoded by the coding sequence ATGACGACGCGGCCGGAGACTCCCCAGAACACGTACACCCACGGCCACCACGAGTCGGTGCTCCGCTCGCACCGCTCGCGCACCGCCGAGAACTCCGCGGCCTACCTGCTGCCCCGCCTGGCGGCCGGTCAGAGCCTGCTCGACGTGGGCTGCGGGCCCGGCACCATCACCGCCGACCTCGCCGAGCGGGTGGCCCCGGGGACGGTGACCGCGGTGGAGATCACCGCCGAGGCGCTGGCCCTGGCGCAGGAGGAGATCGCCTCCCGCGGCATCGGCAACGTCCGCTTCGCGGTCGCCGACGTCCACGCCCTGGACTTCCCCGACCACACCTTCGACGTCGTCCACGCGCACCAGGTGCTCCAGCACGTCGCCGATCCGGTCCTGGCATTGAAGGAGATGCGCCGGGTCTGCAAGCCCGGCGGCGTGATCGCGGCGCGCGACGGCGACTACGGCGGCTTCCGCTGGTTCCCCGAGGTCCCGGCGCTCGAGGAGTGGCTGCGCCTGTATCAGGCCCTGGCGACGTCCAACGGCGGCCACCCGGACGCCGGCCGGCGGCTGCGCAGCTGGGCGCTGGAAGCCGGGTTCCCCGAGGACGCGATCGCCACCGGCGCCTCGTCCTGGGTGTACGCCACCCCGGCCGAGCGCCGGTGGTGGGCGGATCTGTGGGCCGAGCGCACCACCAAGTCCTCGACCGCCGCGCAGTACGTCGAAAAGGGCTTCACGTACGTCGAGGATCTGGACGCGGTCGCGGCCGGCTGGCACTCCTGGGCGGACGAACACGACGGCTGGTTCAACGTCGTACACGGCGAGATCGTATGCGTGGCCTGA
- a CDS encoding HAD-IIB family hydrolase produces MNPPQVIATDLDRTLLRSDGTTSARTRAALDMAMERGAQVIAVTARPIRWLDRLKPCFGRLPHVIASNGAVCYDLATGVAYDPRPFEPATVAKLLAEVRAALPGARFALETPHGMVREADYELSPFDLDGDDAGRRVVRYEELPAAVADAPLLKILAVDRSRDSADMYVDALPAIGTLGALTYSTNRGVLELGPPGVDKASSLAAWCAARGIGAADVVTFGDMPNDIPMLRWAGRSWAVANAVDAAKAAATGIAAANDEDGVAQVVEELFHT; encoded by the coding sequence GTGAACCCACCTCAAGTCATCGCCACCGACCTGGACCGCACCCTCCTGCGCAGCGACGGCACCACCTCCGCGCGCACCCGCGCGGCGCTCGACATGGCCATGGAGCGCGGTGCGCAGGTGATCGCCGTGACCGCGCGGCCGATTCGGTGGCTGGACCGGCTCAAGCCGTGCTTCGGGCGGCTGCCGCATGTCATCGCCTCCAACGGGGCCGTCTGCTACGACCTGGCGACCGGTGTCGCGTACGACCCTCGGCCCTTCGAGCCGGCGACGGTGGCGAAGCTGCTCGCTGAGGTGCGGGCCGCGCTGCCGGGGGCGCGGTTCGCGCTGGAGACGCCGCACGGGATGGTGCGCGAGGCCGACTACGAACTCTCGCCCTTCGACCTGGACGGCGACGACGCCGGGCGCCGTGTCGTCCGCTACGAGGAGTTGCCCGCGGCGGTGGCGGACGCCCCGCTGCTGAAGATCCTCGCCGTCGACCGCTCGCGCGACAGCGCCGACATGTACGTCGATGCGCTGCCCGCGATCGGCACGCTCGGCGCGCTCACCTACTCCACCAACCGCGGCGTGCTGGAGCTGGGCCCGCCCGGCGTCGACAAGGCCTCGTCGCTGGCCGCCTGGTGTGCCGCGCGCGGGATCGGCGCCGCCGACGTGGTGACGTTCGGCGACATGCCGAACGACATCCCCATGCTGCGCTGGGCCGGGCGCTCGTGGGCGGTGGCGAACGCGGTCGACGCGGCCAAGGCGGCCGCCACCGGGATCGCGGCCGCCAACGACGAGGACGGTGTGGCGCAGGTCGTCGAAGAGCTCTTCCATACCTGA
- a CDS encoding IclR family transcriptional regulator C-terminal domain-containing protein, with product MPTGHIRTRTELIAECARIRARGYATVDEEFERGLVGASSAVYDFRGIAVASLNVAAPKSRLEGRLDALGQRLAGVARRLSGDLGWRA from the coding sequence ATGCCGACCGGGCATATCAGGACCCGCACAGAGCTGATCGCCGAGTGCGCACGCATCAGGGCACGTGGATACGCCACGGTGGACGAGGAGTTCGAGCGCGGCCTGGTCGGCGCTTCCTCGGCGGTGTACGACTTCCGCGGGATCGCCGTCGCCTCGCTGAACGTGGCCGCGCCGAAGAGCCGGCTGGAGGGCCGGCTGGACGCCCTCGGGCAGCGGCTGGCCGGGGTCGCACGGCGGCTGTCGGGGGATCTGGGGTGGCGGGCTTAG
- a CDS encoding bile acid:sodium symporter family protein: MAILGTVGLATLLPARGGTATGLSHATVFVIGLLFFLYGARLSPKAAWDGVKQWRLHLVILGSTFVLFPLLGLAAEAASEPVLGPDLAKGVLFLTLLPSTVQSSIAFTSLARGNVAAAVCAASFSSLAGIVVTPALASVVLGGAVRVDGSAVTSLTAQLLLPFIAGQVARRWIADWIGAHKPLLTVVDRGSILLVVYSAFSEGMVSGVWHSVSLPRLGTLVVCCAAVLAAVLTLTGLASRQLGFARPERVTLVFCGSKKSLAAGLPMAAVLFPGHALSLMVLPLMLFHQIQLMVCTVLARRWGHEAELPQPAAILTARPAIPTA; encoded by the coding sequence ATGGCGATCCTCGGCACGGTCGGGCTGGCGACGCTGCTCCCGGCCCGCGGCGGCACGGCGACCGGCCTGAGCCACGCGACGGTGTTCGTGATCGGCCTGCTGTTCTTCCTGTACGGCGCGCGCCTGTCGCCGAAGGCGGCGTGGGACGGCGTGAAGCAGTGGCGGCTGCACCTGGTGATCCTGGGCTCGACGTTCGTGCTGTTCCCGCTGCTGGGCCTGGCGGCCGAGGCGGCGTCCGAGCCGGTGCTCGGCCCGGATCTGGCCAAGGGCGTGCTGTTCCTGACGCTACTGCCCTCGACGGTGCAGTCCTCGATCGCGTTCACGTCCCTGGCCCGGGGCAACGTCGCGGCGGCGGTGTGCGCGGCGTCGTTCTCCTCGCTGGCCGGGATCGTGGTGACGCCGGCGCTGGCCTCGGTCGTCCTCGGCGGCGCGGTGCGGGTGGACGGCAGCGCGGTGACGTCGCTGACGGCGCAGCTGCTGCTGCCGTTCATCGCCGGGCAGGTCGCGCGCCGCTGGATCGCGGACTGGATCGGCGCGCACAAGCCGCTGCTGACCGTCGTCGACCGCGGCTCGATCCTGCTGGTGGTCTACAGCGCGTTCAGCGAGGGCATGGTCTCAGGGGTCTGGCATTCGGTGTCGCTGCCGCGGCTGGGGACGCTGGTGGTGTGCTGCGCGGCGGTGCTCGCCGCGGTGCTGACGCTGACCGGGCTGGCTTCGCGGCAGCTGGGGTTCGCCCGGCCGGAGCGCGTGACGCTGGTGTTCTGCGGGTCGAAAAAGAGCCTGGCGGCCGGGTTGCCGATGGCCGCGGTGCTGTTTCCGGGGCACGCGCTGAGCTTGATGGTGTTGCCGCTGATGCTGTTCCACCAGATCCAGCTGATGGTGTGCACGGTGCTGGCCCGGCGGTGGGGGCACGAGGCCGAGTTGCCGCAGCCTGCTGCCATCCTCACCGCTCGACCGGCCATCCCGACTGCCTGA
- a CDS encoding GntR family transcriptional regulator, giving the protein MGSRVGKDGGGGVSGGTGAAGAGAAGGAGGVTRAIRDDIIRGVHAPGARLAEEALSARYGVSRVPVREALRTLEAEGFVARRPYAGVVVAELDDAEAEDLVEIRSLLEPLGAARAAVRHTPEQLGRLKELVALADDALAAGRLEELARLNSRFHEVLAQASGSRTLAELITQLRWKMEWVYTAKLPRRAQDSWREHREIVEVLESGDPDKAARVVTRHIAKGRGAHRPLDPPDPQTTAADQSSES; this is encoded by the coding sequence ATGGGCAGCAGGGTTGGCAAGGACGGCGGCGGGGGTGTCAGCGGCGGGACCGGTGCCGCCGGGGCTGGTGCAGCCGGGGGCGCCGGCGGCGTCACCCGCGCCATCCGCGACGACATCATCCGCGGCGTCCACGCCCCCGGCGCCCGGCTGGCCGAGGAGGCGCTGTCGGCGCGCTACGGCGTCTCGCGCGTCCCGGTCCGCGAAGCCCTGCGCACGCTGGAAGCCGAGGGCTTCGTCGCCCGGCGCCCCTACGCCGGCGTGGTCGTCGCCGAGCTCGACGACGCCGAGGCCGAGGACCTGGTGGAGATCCGCTCCCTGCTGGAGCCGCTGGGCGCCGCGCGCGCCGCCGTCCGCCACACCCCCGAGCAGCTCGGCCGGCTCAAGGAGCTGGTGGCGCTGGCCGACGACGCGCTGGCCGCCGGCCGCCTGGAAGAGCTGGCCCGGCTGAACAGCCGGTTCCACGAAGTACTGGCCCAGGCTTCCGGCAGCCGGACCCTGGCCGAGCTGATCACCCAGCTCAGATGGAAGATGGAGTGGGTCTACACGGCCAAGCTGCCGCGCCGCGCGCAGGACTCCTGGCGTGAGCACCGGGAGATCGTCGAAGTCCTGGAATCCGGCGACCCGGACAAGGCGGCGCGGGTCGTCACCCGCCACATCGCCAAGGGCCGCGGCGCGCACCGTCCGCTGGACCCGCCGGATCCGCAGACGACCGCAGCGGATCAAAGCTCTGAGTCCTAG